The region CGAAGCACTGCACCGCGAACGCGGCGTAGAGGAGCAGCCCCACGCTGCTCCCCCCGAGCGCGTCGAAGCCGGTGACGAGGCAGGCGGCGACCCAGGCCACGATGGCGACCAAGCGCGGGAGCGGCGTGGCCGCGGCGCCGGCGGCGAAGTTCTTCGCGAACCCCTCGAGCAGCCGGTCCGGCCGGTCGTACATGCGGAAGGCGACGAGGTCGCCGCCGGCGAAGCA is a window of Acidimicrobiia bacterium DNA encoding:
- a CDS encoding glycosyl transferase family 2 is translated as CFAGGDLVAFRMYDRPDRLLEGFAKNFAAGAAATPLPRLVAIVAWVAACLVTGFDALGGSSVGLLLYAAFAVQCFVMLRQLGNFGIAAAALYPVLAALFVAVFLGSLLLTARGQVRWKGRTIRLRGADGRSR